The following coding sequences lie in one Vespula pensylvanica isolate Volc-1 chromosome 7, ASM1446617v1, whole genome shotgun sequence genomic window:
- the LOC122630628 gene encoding biotin--protein ligase, translating into MLLTFLYMIATTIQTWRISSLRARLCALFQGTKHDKPSIMLYAKPLACVDEEYDNLSSPPSSENGNTDNFMSSHLCQNKSLAKLGDLLWSHGDARLCTIYPQQKINMSEWLAYQNENPFIPIFKQNNSIISLTEDLKMHILVEADFNVYQPNISTKSMKLEDYGLIISWMVDKNLNIIMETDLDLITKFAIAVMEGQYYINNGLTLTRILSVLVSGCPCTYQSELIYSLPDNKLTGIEERETYVKKLRLISNTAQLASQQNKPMDVAEIPDLFIFPKDESTNVQISTDEKTETNNVIENPNNITTLQTSAESPVSIHSETIETKPIQSENINNLEDSDIPTFNDVPESNRVSSIKSNIIKTTLDKDKEKKTCEDIAKPESTIDDQDNSTKTIEAVPTFNLKSLTPKGTITPYSKHHKPPNVLIYAESAVSLDNVKAVLEASLGTDKYILYVLSREEASSDTWMEQAALVVVCGNVGAEISTQLIEYIVHGGKLLALCSDTLHTLLPSFKTAEVREHELVHFSYGKWKHVRMMHHIFCYQASPVRTRFSHENEDINVTAMSPPVSATVKDKTGKSHSFGIKVLGTEETWHTPSIILANLADSNGKAVFSQIHLEADPAQYELEENKFNALKQSNLARLEIFNDLLSVHLGIEVSPLSKKPPVNYTPAFFLGRHELKLEVLEKLKEKMDNDTLKMQNLEIQFCKKNIDKSASSSFLPVMIHQCPDNFSTIEYFESLKTKDLGRLVIYADVLTSSMHVVNGQKLQHGLVVIPCQQTQARGRNKNVWLSPKGCAMFTIQLHIPRNSYLGAHISILQHLVIVGIVSAVTSVPGYEGLDLRVKWPNDIYVGKSTKIGGIIVTSHYDSSLVICNAGVGVNLSNSVPTCCINDVIAEYNKIHKTNLPFLSYERYFALVFSEIEYLLDIVQSGNIDYFFQVYYKFWLHSDAEVTVLSTNGDSELVKILGIDDYGFLKVRGNKGNTFSVQPDGNSFDLMKNLIKPV; encoded by the exons ATgctattaacatttttatatatgatagcGACGACAATTCAGACATGGAGAATTTCATCTTTAAGAGCACGTTTATGTGCTTTATTTCAAGGAACAAAGCACGATAAACCATCGATTATGCTCTACGCTAAACCATTGGCATGTGTTGATGAag aatatgaTAATCTATCTAGTCCTCCAAGCAGTGAAAATGGAAATACAGATAATTTCATGAGTTCTCATCTTTGTCAAAATAAATCACTTGCAAAACTTGGAGATTTACTTTGGAGTCATGGTGATGCAAGATTATGCACTATATATCCACAa CAAAAAATTAACATGTCTGAATGGTTGGCctatcaaaatgaaaatccttttatacctatatttaaacaaaataatagtataatatcattaactGAAGATTTAAAAATGCATATTTTAGTTGAAGCTGACTTTAACGTGTATCAACCAAATATCTCTACAAAGTCAATGAag CTAGAAGATTATGGTTTAATTATTAGTTGGATggtagataaaaatttaaatataattatggaGACTGATTTGGATCTTATAACTAAATTTGCAATTGCTGTAATGGAAGGACAATATTATATCAACAATGGTTTAACTTTAACGCGTATATTGT CTGTTTTAGTATCAGGGTGTCCATGTACTTATCAAAGTGAACTGATTTATTCACTGCCAGATAATA aattaacAGGAATAGAAGAACGGGAAACGTATGTGAAGAAACTGAGACTAATAAGTAATACTGCACAATTAGCATCACAACAAAATAAACCAATGGACGTAGCCGAGATACCagatctatttatttttcctaaaGATGAATCCACAAATGTACAAATATCTACAGatgaaaaaacagaaactAATAATGTGATTGAAAAtccaaataatattacaacgTTACAAACATCTGCTGAGAGCCCAGTTTCTATACATTCGGAGACAATTGAAACAAAACCTATACAgtcagaaaatattaataatttggaGGATTCTGATATACCAACGTTTAACGATGTACCTGAATCAAATCGTGTATCTTCaattaaatctaatattataaaaacaacaTTAGATaaggataaggaaaaaaaaacttgtgaAGATATTGCAAAACCTGAATCTACAATTGATGATCAAGATAATAGTACAAAAACAATTGAGGCAGTACCTACATTCAATCTAAA aAGTCTTACACCAAAAGGTACAATTACGCCATATTCTAAGCATCACAAACCACCTAACGTTTTAATTTATGCCGAAAGTGCTGTGTCTCTCGATAATGTTAAAGCTGTATTAGAAGCTTCACTTGGCACCGACaa atatatattatatgttttatctCGCGAAGAAGCAAGTTCCGATACATGGATGGAACAAGCAGCCCTTGTAGTTGTATGCGGAAACGTTGGTGCTGAAATTAGTACTCAGCTCATCGAATATATCGTTCATGGCGGAAAACTTCTAGCGTTATGTTCCGATACACTTCATACTTTGCTTCCATCTTTTAAAACAGCTGAGGTGCGTGAACACGAACTCGTACACTTCTCTTACGGAAAATGGAAACATGTTCGCATGATGCATCATATTTTCTGCTATCAAGCGTCACCCGTTAGAACTCGATTTTCTcatgaaaatgaagatataaa cgTAACAGCCATGAGTCCACCAGTATCGGCTAcagtaaaagataaaacaggCAAGTCACATTCCTTTGGGATAAAAGTATTAGGAACGGAAGAAACATGGCATACTCCAAGTATTATACTTGCTAATTTAGCTGATAGCAATGGTAAGGCTGTGTTTTCACAAATTCATTTAGAGGCAGATCCAGCACAATACGAGCTCGAAGAAAATAAGTTTAACGCTCTTAAACAAAGTAATCTAGCgcgtttagaaatatttaatgatctACTGAGTGTACATTTAGGCATAGAAGTAAGCCCATTGTCAAAAAAACCACCAGTGAATTATACGCCAGCCTTTTTCTTAGGCAGACACGAg TTAAAATTAGAGGttctagaaaaattaaaagaaaagatggataatgatacattaaaaatgcaaaatttagaaattcaattttgcaagaaaaatatcgataaatcagCATCGTCTTCGTTTCTTCCCGTTATGATACATCAATGTCCTGATAATTTTTCCACCATTGAATATTTTGAG AGTCTCAAAACAAAGGACTTGGGGCGTTTAGTGATATACGCAGATGTATTGACATCATCAATGCATGTTGTAAATGGTCAAAAGTTGCAACATGGATTGGTTGTTATTCCTTGTCAACAAACTCAAGCACGAG gaagaaataaaaatgtatggcTTAGTCCCAAAGGATGTGCGATGTTTACCATACAACTTCACATTCCAAGAAATTCTTATCTCGGTGCTCATATTTCAATACTTCAACATCTCGTTATAGTTGGAATCGTATCAGCTGTGACATCTGTACCTGGATACGag ggaTTAGATCTTAGAGTAAAATGGCCTAACGACATTTATGTTGGAAAATCAACCAAAATTGGTGGTATAATAGTTACCAGTCACTATGATTCGTCTTTAGTTATATGCAATGCTG GTGTTGGCGTTAATCTTTCAAATAGCGTACCTACGTGTTGTATCAACGATGTCATTGCCGAATATAATAAGATACATAAAACGAACTTGCCATTTTTATCTTATGAACGTTACTTTGCCTTGGTGTTTAGTGAAATAGAATATCTATTAGATATTGTACAAAGTGGAAATATAGATTATTTCTTCcaagtttattataaattttggtTACATTC tgaTGCTGAAGTTACAGTTCTATCGACTAATGGAGATAGTGAATTAGTTAAAATATTAGGTATCGATGATTATGGATTTTTAAAAGTACGAGGAAACAAAGGGAATACATTTTCGGTTCAACCGGATGGGAATAGTTTTGatctaatgaaaaatttaataaagccAGTATAG